In one window of Candidatus Zixiibacteriota bacterium DNA:
- a CDS encoding thiamine pyrophosphate-binding protein, whose protein sequence is MKEELARRLVGALKGAGIDFVTYLPETRLSQILPLLRAEQGITLVPVASEAEGVTIAAGAVLGGKQAAVYLENTGLYVSSYPLLTLGKQLGVPLLLVVAYLGGVPDQRNSFLYATIGNRTVPLLESLGIEHLLIEDDVRLEIKVADAVRAANALRSPVALLFGGDFTV, encoded by the coding sequence ATGAAGGAAGAGCTTGCGCGTAGACTCGTGGGCGCCCTGAAAGGCGCCGGAATCGATTTCGTCACGTACCTGCCCGAGACGCGGCTGAGCCAGATCCTCCCGCTGCTTCGGGCCGAGCAAGGCATCACGCTGGTGCCGGTGGCGAGCGAGGCGGAGGGGGTGACGATCGCCGCGGGGGCCGTCCTCGGCGGAAAACAAGCCGCGGTCTACCTGGAGAATACCGGGCTGTACGTGTCAAGCTATCCGCTCCTCACGCTCGGAAAGCAGCTCGGCGTGCCGCTCCTGCTCGTGGTGGCCTACCTCGGAGGGGTGCCCGATCAGCGCAACAGCTTTCTCTACGCGACCATCGGCAACCGGACGGTCCCGCTGCTCGAGAGCCTGGGGATCGAGCACCTGCTGATCGAAGATGACGTGCGCCTGGAGATCAAGGTGGCGGACGCGGTCCGCGCGGCCAACGCGCTTCGCAGCCCGGTCGCGCTGCTGTTCGGGGGCGATTTCACCGTATGA
- a CDS encoding UbiD family decarboxylase, with product MGYGDLREWLSRVETFGELRTIEGADWNLEIGAIIEMARKEARTPPCILFDSIKGYPKGYRLAAGLLNSIKRVALTTNMPLDLPPMEFVQTWRGRIREMKPVPPMYVKDAAFMENVWEGANIDLLRFPTPHYNIGDGGRYIGTGHLTITRDPDEGWVNIGTYRVMVHDAKRLGLYMSPGRHGRIQMEKEFERGRSFPVALAIGYDPLIFMASAFEVPYGLSEYDFAGGLKGEPVKVVRLDRSGLPVPADAEMVIEGECLPSERMAEGPLGEWTGYYASHVRDEPVIRVQRVCFRNDPIMTGAPPSRPPTEATFYKSFWRSAMVWEELERAGVPDVRGVWCPPEGNTRLLTVVAIRQRYPGHARQAGIIASQCHAAAYLGRFTVVVDDDIDPTDMKDVWWAMTTRCDPAEDIEILRRCWSSPLDPILPKERKDRDASCNSRAVIDACRPYEWMNEFPEAVKVPPDLAEQVRRKWGKQILV from the coding sequence ATGGGCTACGGCGATCTCCGAGAATGGCTGAGCCGGGTCGAGACCTTCGGCGAGCTTCGAACGATCGAGGGAGCCGATTGGAACCTGGAGATCGGGGCGATCATCGAGATGGCGCGCAAGGAGGCCCGGACGCCTCCGTGCATTCTCTTCGATTCCATAAAAGGCTACCCCAAGGGGTACCGCCTGGCCGCGGGGCTGCTCAATTCGATCAAGCGGGTCGCCTTGACCACGAACATGCCGCTGGACCTGCCGCCGATGGAGTTCGTGCAGACGTGGCGGGGGCGAATCAGGGAAATGAAACCCGTGCCTCCAATGTACGTCAAAGACGCGGCTTTCATGGAGAACGTCTGGGAGGGCGCGAATATCGATCTGCTCCGTTTCCCCACCCCACATTACAATATCGGCGACGGGGGGCGCTACATCGGCACCGGCCACCTGACGATCACGCGGGACCCCGACGAAGGATGGGTTAACATCGGAACCTATCGCGTCATGGTTCACGACGCGAAGCGGCTGGGGCTGTATATGTCGCCGGGCCGACACGGGCGGATCCAGATGGAAAAGGAGTTCGAGCGCGGTCGCTCGTTCCCCGTCGCGCTCGCCATCGGGTACGATCCGCTGATCTTCATGGCCTCGGCGTTCGAGGTGCCGTACGGCCTCTCCGAGTACGATTTTGCGGGTGGCCTGAAAGGTGAACCCGTAAAGGTGGTTCGCCTAGATCGCTCCGGCCTTCCGGTGCCGGCGGACGCGGAGATGGTGATCGAGGGCGAATGCCTTCCCTCGGAGCGGATGGCCGAAGGTCCGCTCGGGGAATGGACGGGATACTATGCCAGCCACGTGCGGGACGAGCCGGTGATCCGGGTGCAGCGTGTTTGCTTTCGCAACGATCCAATCATGACCGGCGCGCCGCCGAGCCGGCCTCCGACCGAGGCGACGTTCTACAAGAGCTTTTGGCGTTCGGCGATGGTTTGGGAAGAGCTGGAGCGGGCCGGCGTACCGGACGTTCGCGGCGTCTGGTGCCCGCCGGAGGGGAACACCCGACTCCTGACGGTGGTCGCCATCCGGCAGCGTTACCCGGGCCACGCGCGCCAGGCGGGGATCATCGCGTCGCAGTGTCACGCCGCCGCGTATCTGGGCCGGTTCACCGTGGTCGTCGACGACGATATCGATCCGACCGACATGAAGGATGTCTGGTGGGCGATGACCACGCGCTGCGACCCTGCGGAGGACATCGAGATTCTCAGGCGCTGCTGGAGCAGTCCGCTCGACCCGATTCTGCCAAAGGAACGCAAGGACCGGGACGCGAGCTGCAACTCGAGGGCCGTCATCGATGCCTGCCGGCCGTACGAATGGATGAACGAGTTTCCCGAAGCGGTCAAGGTTCCGCCGGATCTCGCGGAGCAGGTCCGCCGGAAGTGGGGGAAGCAGATCCTGGTCTAG
- a CDS encoding thiamine pyrophosphate-dependent enzyme — MIRKECLELLAARITDQLVVTSQSGQRIEWAHLSRHEGNLLVGMMGCALGVGMGLALALPHRKVIVLESDGSVLLSLFNLATLGNLRPANLVVYVFDNGVYSGSRISYPTATAGHTDLEAIARGAGVPNATTIREVEQFRREGLAALDRRETAFLVCKVQESLIHREIPRPVTDLAENKYTFVRYLERTENKPVRFVGRG; from the coding sequence ATGATCCGCAAGGAATGTCTGGAGCTCCTGGCCGCGCGCATCACCGATCAGCTGGTCGTGACGTCGCAAAGCGGCCAGCGAATCGAATGGGCGCACCTCTCGCGGCACGAGGGCAATCTCCTCGTCGGAATGATGGGTTGCGCGCTCGGAGTGGGAATGGGGCTCGCGCTTGCGCTGCCGCACCGCAAGGTGATCGTTCTCGAGTCGGACGGCAGCGTGCTCCTTTCCCTTTTCAACCTCGCGACGCTCGGTAACCTGAGGCCCGCGAATCTTGTCGTTTACGTCTTCGACAACGGCGTCTACAGCGGCAGCCGGATCAGCTATCCCACGGCAACCGCCGGTCATACGGACCTCGAGGCGATCGCGCGCGGCGCGGGCGTGCCCAACGCAACCACGATTCGCGAGGTCGAGCAGTTCAGGCGGGAAGGGCTCGCCGCTCTCGACCGGCGGGAGACCGCGTTTCTCGTGTGCAAGGTGCAGGAGAGCCTGATCCATCGGGAAATACCGCGGCCGGTGACCGATCTCGCGGAAAACAAGTACACGTTCGTGAGGTACCTGGAGAGAACGGAAAACAAGCCTGTTCGTTTTGTCGGACGGGGTTAG
- a CDS encoding ABC transporter substrate-binding protein, with the protein MSVRLRVAAVLLAGGLAVIAGPAARAKTIYIGVSNPDMSFLSGGVAKFQGYFQDEGLDVEILQMNANVSVAALAAGNIDYNLILQSVVTANLRGLPLKVAGILIERPNHVVVVHPGIRKFADLKGKKIGISSFGSLVDILARLTAAHFNLDPRSDIELVAAGSSSARVAQLQAGLVQASFVTPPGNLRAEAAGFKSLLSVRDLFLFPVNGIGVHEQKLKNHRAEVKKVTRALLRANRYILDNPKGAIKILATWGRTRPEVAEEAYHVNARNYSRNLLVSTATLERVIESTRLNVETKRKVAVEEVFDFGLVREILKEMGENPK; encoded by the coding sequence ATGAGCGTTCGATTGCGCGTCGCGGCTGTTCTTCTCGCCGGCGGCCTGGCGGTCATCGCCGGTCCGGCGGCTCGCGCGAAAACCATTTATATCGGGGTGTCCAACCCCGATATGTCTTTTCTCAGCGGAGGCGTCGCCAAGTTCCAGGGGTACTTCCAGGACGAAGGGCTGGACGTCGAAATCCTGCAAATGAACGCCAACGTGTCGGTCGCCGCCCTCGCCGCCGGAAACATCGACTACAATCTGATTCTGCAGTCGGTCGTTACCGCCAACCTCCGCGGACTGCCGCTCAAGGTAGCGGGCATCCTGATCGAGCGTCCCAACCATGTCGTCGTGGTCCACCCCGGCATCCGGAAGTTCGCCGACCTCAAAGGCAAGAAGATCGGCATCAGCTCCTTCGGCTCGCTGGTGGACATTCTCGCTCGGCTAACGGCGGCGCACTTCAATCTCGATCCGAGGTCGGACATTGAGCTCGTGGCCGCGGGCAGCAGCTCGGCGCGCGTGGCTCAGCTGCAGGCCGGCCTCGTGCAGGCGAGCTTCGTCACGCCGCCGGGGAACCTCCGGGCGGAAGCGGCGGGGTTCAAGAGCCTTTTGAGCGTCCGTGATCTGTTCCTTTTCCCCGTGAACGGCATCGGGGTGCACGAGCAGAAGCTGAAGAATCATCGGGCCGAAGTGAAAAAAGTAACTCGGGCGCTTCTCAGGGCGAACCGCTACATCCTGGACAACCCGAAAGGGGCGATCAAGATCCTCGCCACCTGGGGCCGGACCAGACCGGAGGTGGCCGAGGAGGCCTACCACGTCAACGCGAGGAACTACAGCCGCAATCTGCTGGTATCGACGGCGACGCTGGAGCGGGTCATCGAGAGCACTCGCTTGAACGTGGAGACGAAACGGAAAGTGGCCGTCGAGGAGGTCTTCGACTTTGGTCTCGTGCGCGAAATCTTGAAGGAGATGGGCGAGAATCCCAAATAG
- a CDS encoding xanthine dehydrogenase family protein molybdopterin-binding subunit — protein sequence MKESSAKTGGARRHRKPGRVIGVPTPRSEGPEKVSGRAVYATDVTLPGMLWCRVLRSPIPYGRIKRIDVSRAAALPGVRAVAAGDDVRGLLIGRKIYDMPVLADGVVRFVGEKVAAVAAETEEIAEEALGLIEVEYEELDPVLDPLEALKPSAPLLHPGVAGYRGLLHPIEAPSNVFFDMSWGKGDVDAGFREADLVVENTFRAPPVHQAYIEPHACVVRANPSGPADIWACSKVPFALREQVAAAFRKSPDDFVVHPCYIGGCFGGKGDFMDVPVCYLLSLKSGGLPVKMVMDYAEEFVAGNPRHGAIVTVRTGVKRDGRLVAHRLDFLYDSGAYAAFKPQGYLVGPREAAGPYRIPNVLVRERIVYTNKVPCGHMRAPGDPQGFFANESQMDLVARRLGLDPIEFRKRNLMRDGDVSPIGHVVPHIRATQTLDRALAAAGYRGPKGRHVGRGVAVAQWIPLGGECRAVVTIDEDGGASVATAMVDQGAGTYTAMRQIAAEELGLDVGHVRFEILDTSRTAPDTGVGASRATRIFGNATLAAAQDAGRRLREAAAKMLGVSPERLRLAGGAVVAPSGRRLSYGDVVKSAGGAIRGDGSYRNFASGPEAAVCVQVAEVEIDVETGKLEVRRFTTAHSTGTVINPLAHQGQIDGGVVMGIGYAVMEELPIEEGRVVGRSFAENKIPSVRDIPELRTVVDEIPVGNGPYGGMSIGEPPVIPGAAAIANAVHDAVGVRIRDLPITAEKIFNALAEARRSSHGPEREGRPADADGRRMVAASGAA from the coding sequence ATGAAGGAGTCGAGCGCGAAGACGGGGGGAGCGAGGCGGCACCGTAAGCCCGGCCGGGTGATCGGGGTTCCGACGCCCCGCTCCGAGGGACCGGAAAAGGTTTCCGGGAGGGCGGTCTACGCGACCGACGTGACGCTCCCGGGCATGCTGTGGTGCAGGGTTCTTCGCAGCCCGATCCCTTATGGCCGTATCAAGCGTATCGATGTGTCCCGGGCCGCCGCGCTTCCCGGCGTGAGGGCGGTGGCCGCGGGGGACGACGTGCGCGGCCTTCTGATCGGGCGAAAAATCTACGACATGCCCGTTCTCGCCGACGGAGTGGTTCGCTTCGTCGGAGAGAAGGTCGCCGCGGTCGCGGCGGAAACCGAAGAGATCGCGGAGGAGGCGCTCGGCCTGATCGAGGTCGAGTACGAGGAGCTGGATCCCGTGCTCGATCCGCTGGAAGCGCTGAAGCCGTCGGCGCCGCTGCTCCATCCGGGCGTCGCCGGCTATCGGGGGTTGCTCCACCCGATCGAGGCGCCGAGCAACGTCTTCTTCGACATGAGCTGGGGAAAAGGGGACGTCGACGCAGGCTTCCGCGAGGCGGACCTCGTCGTCGAGAACACGTTTCGCGCGCCGCCGGTGCACCAGGCCTACATCGAGCCTCACGCCTGCGTCGTGCGGGCGAACCCCTCCGGCCCGGCGGACATCTGGGCGTGCTCGAAGGTGCCATTCGCGCTCCGCGAGCAGGTAGCCGCGGCCTTCCGCAAAAGTCCGGACGATTTCGTCGTCCATCCCTGTTACATCGGCGGCTGCTTCGGCGGTAAAGGGGACTTCATGGACGTTCCGGTTTGCTACCTGCTGTCGCTCAAGAGCGGTGGCCTCCCGGTGAAGATGGTGATGGACTACGCGGAGGAGTTCGTCGCCGGCAACCCGCGCCACGGCGCCATCGTGACGGTCAGGACCGGCGTCAAGCGTGACGGGCGGCTCGTCGCCCATCGTCTGGACTTCCTCTACGACAGCGGGGCCTACGCGGCGTTCAAGCCGCAGGGTTACCTGGTCGGGCCCAGGGAAGCGGCCGGGCCGTACCGGATCCCCAACGTCCTGGTCCGCGAGAGGATCGTCTACACGAACAAGGTTCCCTGCGGGCATATGCGGGCACCGGGCGATCCGCAGGGATTTTTCGCCAACGAGTCGCAGATGGATCTCGTCGCCAGGCGTCTGGGCCTGGACCCTATCGAATTCCGGAAGCGCAACCTCATGCGCGACGGCGACGTTTCGCCGATCGGCCACGTCGTGCCGCACATCAGGGCGACGCAGACCCTGGATCGCGCCCTGGCGGCCGCGGGGTACCGCGGGCCGAAGGGGAGGCACGTGGGGCGCGGCGTCGCGGTCGCGCAGTGGATTCCCCTCGGAGGCGAGTGCCGCGCGGTCGTCACGATCGACGAGGACGGGGGCGCGAGCGTCGCCACCGCCATGGTCGACCAGGGCGCCGGCACGTATACGGCGATGCGGCAGATCGCCGCGGAGGAGCTCGGGCTCGACGTCGGGCACGTCCGTTTCGAGATTCTGGACACCAGCCGCACCGCACCGGATACCGGCGTGGGCGCGAGCCGGGCCACGCGGATCTTCGGGAACGCCACCCTGGCCGCGGCGCAAGACGCGGGGCGCAGGCTCCGCGAGGCGGCGGCGAAGATGCTCGGCGTCTCCCCGGAGCGGCTGCGTCTGGCGGGCGGCGCGGTCGTGGCACCTTCGGGGCGGAGGCTCTCCTACGGCGACGTCGTGAAAAGCGCCGGAGGCGCGATCCGCGGAGACGGATCTTACCGGAACTTCGCTTCGGGGCCCGAGGCGGCGGTTTGCGTCCAGGTGGCGGAGGTGGAGATCGACGTGGAAACGGGGAAGCTGGAGGTCCGAAGGTTCACCACGGCCCACAGCACGGGCACGGTGATCAACCCGCTCGCCCATCAAGGGCAGATCGACGGCGGCGTGGTGATGGGCATAGGCTATGCGGTCATGGAAGAACTGCCGATCGAGGAAGGCAGGGTCGTGGGCCGGAGCTTCGCGGAGAACAAGATCCCGTCGGTCCGCGACATTCCGGAGCTTCGAACCGTGGTCGATGAAATTCCCGTGGGCAACGGCCCGTACGGCGGCATGAGCATCGGCGAGCCGCCGGTGATCCCCGGAGCGGCGGCGATCGCCAACGCCGTGCACGACGCCGTCGGCGTGCGCATCCGCGACCTGCCGATCACGGCGGAGAAGATATTCAACGCCCTCGCGGAGGCGCGCCGGTCTTCTCACGGGCCCGAGAGAGAGGGCCGGCCCGCCGACGCCGACGGGCGCCGCATGGTTGCGGCGTCGGGAGCCGCTTGA
- a CDS encoding tripartite tricarboxylate transporter substrate-binding protein, which yields MVGSVRSAIRILAVAGLVAGNPGGAVAQEFFKDKVIHFIVGYSPGGSFDLYTRVIARHFSKHVPGNPTTVVENMTGAGGIIAANHLFNRAKPDGLTIGAWAAPLVLQHIMGNEAVKFDGRKFDYLGVPSPYDTVCTFNSQSGIGSVEDWFAAKRPMKISSIGPGTSTSDIPKLLKAALNLPLEVLDGYKGGANARLAVESGEVDGYCGSWQTVETVWRSAYESGKIRAVLQATLESHPKYRHVPLAIKYAKSDLARQLITVADSAHGAQFPYSLPPGVPKDRLQILQKAFVNTLKDPEFLAEARKSKLDIEVVDGPTVAKKLASLYNLNPQTVGKLKEVLLPKK from the coding sequence ATGGTCGGAAGCGTGCGGTCGGCGATTCGGATTCTGGCGGTGGCCGGTTTGGTCGCGGGAAATCCGGGTGGGGCAGTTGCGCAGGAGTTCTTCAAGGACAAGGTCATTCATTTCATCGTCGGCTATTCGCCCGGGGGATCGTTCGACCTCTATACCCGGGTGATCGCCCGGCACTTTTCGAAGCACGTCCCGGGAAATCCGACGACCGTAGTGGAGAACATGACCGGCGCGGGCGGCATCATCGCCGCGAACCACCTGTTCAACCGCGCCAAGCCGGACGGGCTGACGATCGGCGCCTGGGCCGCGCCGCTGGTCCTGCAGCACATCATGGGAAACGAAGCGGTGAAGTTCGACGGGCGCAAGTTCGACTACCTCGGCGTCCCGAGCCCTTACGACACCGTCTGCACGTTCAACAGCCAGAGCGGCATCGGCAGCGTGGAGGACTGGTTCGCGGCGAAGCGGCCGATGAAGATATCGTCGATCGGACCGGGGACGAGCACGTCCGACATCCCGAAGCTCTTGAAGGCCGCGCTCAATTTGCCGCTGGAGGTCCTCGATGGGTACAAGGGAGGCGCCAACGCGCGCCTCGCGGTGGAATCCGGAGAGGTCGACGGTTACTGCGGTTCCTGGCAGACGGTCGAGACCGTGTGGCGCAGCGCGTATGAAAGCGGCAAGATCCGGGCGGTGCTGCAGGCGACGCTGGAATCCCATCCGAAATACAGGCATGTGCCCCTGGCGATCAAGTACGCGAAATCCGACCTCGCGCGCCAGCTGATCACGGTGGCTGACAGCGCCCACGGCGCCCAGTTTCCCTATTCGCTTCCGCCGGGCGTGCCCAAGGACCGGCTCCAGATCCTGCAAAAGGCGTTCGTCAATACGCTCAAGGACCCGGAGTTCCTGGCGGAAGCCAGGAAGTCGAAGCTCGACATAGAGGTGGTCGACGGCCCGACGGTGGCGAAAAAGCTCGCGAGCCTCTACAACCTGAATCCGCAAACGGTGGGAAAGCTCAAGGAGGTCCTGCTGCCGAAGAAATGA
- a CDS encoding thiamine pyrophosphate-dependent enzyme produces MIRYECFEWLAPLMTDELVVTSLSGQRVEWGHLSRRDADLNLGSMGNALAVGIGLALALRHRKVFVFESDGSVLLALFNLPTLANLNPPNLAVFVFDNEAYSGTRISHPTATAGKTDLAAMARAAGIEHAVTVFALDEFKREAAAALRESGLKFVVCKVQETTGHRAIPRSNVDLLETKYRFVRYLERTEGMAIFRGRG; encoded by the coding sequence ATGATCCGCTACGAATGCTTCGAGTGGCTGGCACCGCTGATGACCGACGAGCTGGTGGTGACGTCGCTCAGCGGACAGCGGGTGGAATGGGGACATCTTTCCCGGCGCGACGCGGATCTGAACCTCGGCTCGATGGGGAACGCGCTCGCCGTGGGCATCGGTCTCGCGCTGGCGCTGCGACACCGGAAGGTGTTCGTTTTCGAATCCGACGGAAGCGTGTTGTTGGCGCTGTTCAACCTTCCCACGCTGGCCAATCTCAATCCGCCGAACCTCGCCGTCTTCGTTTTCGACAACGAGGCTTACAGCGGCACGAGGATCAGCCACCCGACCGCGACCGCGGGTAAAACCGACCTGGCGGCGATGGCGCGGGCAGCGGGCATCGAGCACGCGGTCACGGTCTTTGCTCTCGACGAGTTCAAGAGGGAGGCGGCCGCGGCGCTGAGGGAGAGCGGGTTGAAGTTCGTCGTCTGCAAGGTCCAAGAGACCACTGGGCACCGCGCAATCCCCCGCAGCAACGTGGACCTCTTGGAAACCAAGTACCGCTTCGTGCGTTATCTGGAGCGCACCGAAGGCATGGCCATCTTTCGCGGGCGCGGCTAG